The Gemmatimonadaceae bacterium genomic sequence GTTCCGGGTATCGAAGACTCGAGCGTGGGATCGGGAGTCAAACCGCCAGAGTGAGGAGATGCGTCGACAGGCCGATGTCTACGTGTTCGCTGTGCATGCGCACCAGGACCAGTCCACGCTCGACCCTATGGACGTTTCGCAGTGGGAGTTCTTCGTGGTTCCGACCGCTGAACTTGACAACCGCCCGCGCAGCCAACACTCGATCACACTGAATTCGCTCCGCGTCCTGGCCAGTGAACCCACCGCGTACTCCGACCTGCGACGCGCCGTTCGGGTCGCCGCAGACATTCAGAAGGAGCTGGCTAACAGGGCGATGCAGACGGACCGGCCTTCGGCCGGCCGCTGATCGCCATGGCGTTAGGCATCAAGTCGCGGCGTCCGTGTGCCACCAGCACTGCCCACAGCATCGCAGCCTCCGAGGACCGTTCCGCGCCCTGGCTCGGTGACCCCCTCCCGCTCTTGCCGAAGACGCCAGGACTGCCGACCTTACCCCTATGGCCACCGAACCTGCCTTCGACTACCGCCAGCTCTCGATCGCCGAGCGACTGCAACTCGTTGAGGACATTTGGGATAGCATCGCGACGGATGCTGATGCCGCGAGCCTGCCCGTCTCCGAGG encodes the following:
- a CDS encoding addiction module protein; translation: MATEPAFDYRQLSIAERLQLVEDIWDSIATDADAASLPVSEADRVLLDERLAEQDANPGTGAPWPEVRARIVKR